GAGGGAAGTGCCCAGTGCCCAGTGCTCAGTGCCCAGGATGTAAGTGCATGGTGCGTGGATTCGACTGGTGGTTGGTCCGGAAAGCGGGTAGTGCGGGAGATGATCGATCCGTACGTTGACTCGATCCCATCTCCATCATCCATCCTCCAGCAACGCGTCCGGAGATGATTCGCGATTCCGTTCGATCGATTGCGATTCGCGTGGCGATGACCGCGGCGCTGATCGCCCTCGCCGCCGCGCGGGGCGATGCGCAGGCGCGCGCGTACGATCCCGCGACGATGGATCCGCAGCCGCGCGACACGGCGGCGCCGATGGCGATCGAGGAACTGTCGTTCACCAGCGGCGGCGCGCGGATGAACGGGCTGATGTACGTGGCGCAGGGGCGCGGCCCGCATCCCACCGTCGTCCTGCTGCACGGCTACCCGGGGAACGAGCGCAACCTGGACCTGGCGCAGGCGCTCAAGCGCGCGGGCGTGAACGTGCTCTTCTTCGACTACCGTGGCAGCTGGGGGAGCGGAGGCACCTTCTCCTTCGCCGGCGCGCGCGAGGACGTGGCCGCCGCCATCGCGTTCGTCCGCGCGCCCGAGTCCGCGCGCAAGTATCGAAGCGATCCGCGGCGGGTGGCGCTGATCGGCCACAGCATGGGGGGATGGCTGGCGATGCTGTCCGCGGCGGACGACGCGAGCATCGCCTGCGCGGGCGCGCTGGAGCTGGGCGACATGGCCGCCATCGGCGTGCGGATGAACCGCGACTCCGCCGCAGAGCGCAGCTTCACCGCCTACACCGGGTGGCTGACGGAGCCCGGCGCGCCGCTGCACGCCAGCGCCGCGGACCTGATCTCCAGCCTGAAGGCGAACGGGAGCCGCTGGACCGTGGCCGCGAATGCGGGCGCACTCCGCGGGCGAACGCTGCTTCTCCTCGACAACGACCACAACACGAACCACGCCGCCACCGCCGCCGCGCTCCGCCAGGCCGGCGCGCGCCTGACCGCCGTGCAGTGGCGCACCGACCACTCCTTCTCCGACCGCCGCATCGAGCTGGCGCGCTTCGTCGTTCGCTGGCTGCGCACGAGCTGCGGGTACGGGCAGTAGGCCAGGCATCGGCACGGGCGGGTAAACCCGCAAGCTCGAACATTGGAAAGCCCGCACCGCGCGGCCTCGAACCGTGACGTACGCTCGCGCGTCGCGCCGATGTCGCGGCGGCGCAGCCTGCGCAGCAGGCTTCCCAATGTTCCAGCCGCGGGTTTACCCGCCCGTGGAAACCCCCCTGTTGATCATCCCAATCTGCTACACAATCCCGTAGCACACATGCGTCCATTGCGCGAGGATATTTCGCAATGGCGGGATACGGATTATCTTCGCTGCCAACCCCCCGAACATCACCCTACACGACCCACACTCACCCACCCCCCCTGCA
The Longimicrobium sp. DNA segment above includes these coding regions:
- a CDS encoding alpha/beta fold hydrolase, which codes for MTAALIALAAARGDAQARAYDPATMDPQPRDTAAPMAIEELSFTSGGARMNGLMYVAQGRGPHPTVVLLHGYPGNERNLDLAQALKRAGVNVLFFDYRGSWGSGGTFSFAGAREDVAAAIAFVRAPESARKYRSDPRRVALIGHSMGGWLAMLSAADDASIACAGALELGDMAAIGVRMNRDSAAERSFTAYTGWLTEPGAPLHASAADLISSLKANGSRWTVAANAGALRGRTLLLLDNDHNTNHAATAAALRQAGARLTAVQWRTDHSFSDRRIELARFVVRWLRTSCGYGQ